One Gammaproteobacteria bacterium DNA segment encodes these proteins:
- a CDS encoding DUF86 domain-containing protein has product MSEPGAPSREWRFYLDDMCAFARKVLAYTEGLDQQGFVADPRTYDATLRNLELIGEAATHIPQDVRAAHPEIPWRQIIATRNRLIHAYLGTDDDTLWSIVRDDIPRLAEALESLIQAGH; this is encoded by the coding sequence ATGTCTGAGCCAGGAGCGCCAAGCCGTGAATGGCGCTTCTATCTGGACGACATGTGTGCCTTCGCGCGCAAGGTGTTGGCGTATACGGAGGGCCTGGACCAGCAGGGCTTCGTCGCCGACCCCCGCACCTACGACGCCACGCTGCGCAACCTGGAGCTCATCGGCGAGGCCGCCACCCATATCCCGCAGGATGTTCGCGCCGCGCACCCGGAGATCCCGTGGCGCCAGATCATCGCCACCCGCAACAGGCTCATCCACGCCTACCTCGGCACTGATGACGACACCCTCTGGAGCATCGTGAGGGACGACATCCCGCGGCTCGCCGAGGCCCTCGAAAGCCTGATACAGGCAGGGCACTGA
- a CDS encoding nucleotidyltransferase family protein, with protein sequence MTRAETLSRLKSAKPELSRRFGVTDLALFGSRARGEGRASSDVDILVRFDGPATSARYFGVQFYLEDLLGSPVDLVTHKALRPELRPFIEVEAVHV encoded by the coding sequence GTGACCAGAGCAGAGACCCTGAGCCGGCTCAAGTCCGCCAAACCGGAGCTGTCGCGGCGCTTCGGCGTCACGGACCTCGCCCTGTTCGGCTCCCGGGCGCGGGGCGAGGGCAGGGCATCCAGCGACGTGGACATTCTCGTGCGCTTCGACGGCCCCGCCACCTCCGCGCGCTACTTCGGTGTACAGTTCTACCTGGAGGACCTGCTGGGCAGCCCGGTGGACCTGGTCACTCACAAGGCGCTGCGTCCGGAGCTGCGGCCGTTCATCGAGGTCGAGGCCGTCCATGTCTGA
- a CDS encoding phospholipase D family protein, which produces MLSPDTRAVAVDLLRPPPGYRFDTAVITTYSLDLEALLALPLATLQRVDDGIEELLEDPLALVEPLREAAERIRVFVDEGGIAIPRSARPLYALLEDSVHPVRAPHGGAFHPKVWVARFLDATDQPLLRVAVMSRNLTFDRSWDVALTSEGGPQGPGRRRPTRALGNLLRELPGLATEAPPDSAVAAVETLAADAERTLFPAPEGAGDNIVFHVTGIGPKPQRWRPLETGRRTLAIAPFANRKALKYLADLTSGPCELVSRQDTLDALSAADLAPWESVHVMVDAAESEPEDEASHHLSGLHAKLIVVEQGREATWLTGSANLTAAAFEGRNVEVMAELKGRKAGPRGMGIDRFLDAGFRGLCAPYRRSEADTEGEAERHARERLEAMRDTLIKDETLKVTCSDNGETWSWALVGELAIPEGIEVRAWPISLSADQARSLELPLTWNLPVEQLSTFVAFRLHAPEARVDDIALTLKLPAEGIPEHRLAYVLRSLIDSPEKLLRFLRALLGGLDSLVIVDETTNPGPAASPWHMGPGGDALLEDLMRVASRDPERLERLRSIIHDLRETESDPPLVPDDLYAIWEAVDIVVRERGTS; this is translated from the coding sequence ATGCTCTCGCCGGATACCCGCGCCGTCGCGGTCGACCTGTTGCGCCCGCCACCGGGCTATCGCTTCGACACCGCCGTGATCACCACCTACAGTCTGGACCTCGAGGCCCTCCTGGCCCTGCCACTGGCCACCCTCCAGCGGGTCGACGACGGCATCGAGGAGCTTCTCGAGGACCCGCTCGCCCTCGTGGAGCCACTGCGTGAGGCGGCGGAGCGCATTCGGGTCTTCGTGGACGAGGGGGGCATCGCCATTCCGCGCTCGGCGCGCCCGCTCTATGCCCTGCTGGAGGACAGCGTGCACCCTGTGCGCGCGCCTCACGGCGGCGCCTTCCATCCCAAGGTGTGGGTGGCACGCTTCCTGGACGCGACGGACCAGCCCCTGCTGCGGGTGGCGGTCATGTCGCGCAACCTCACATTCGACCGGTCCTGGGACGTGGCCCTCACCAGCGAGGGCGGACCGCAGGGACCAGGCAGGCGCCGCCCAACCCGTGCCCTTGGCAACCTGCTGCGGGAACTCCCGGGCCTGGCCACTGAAGCCCCACCAGATTCTGCTGTCGCTGCTGTCGAGACACTCGCCGCCGATGCGGAGCGTACCCTCTTCCCGGCACCGGAAGGCGCTGGCGACAACATCGTCTTCCACGTCACCGGCATCGGCCCGAAACCCCAGCGCTGGCGCCCGCTCGAGACGGGCCGGCGCACCCTCGCCATCGCGCCTTTCGCCAACCGCAAGGCTCTCAAGTACCTGGCTGACCTCACCTCAGGCCCTTGCGAGCTGGTGAGCCGCCAGGACACCCTGGACGCGCTCTCGGCCGCGGACCTCGCTCCCTGGGAGTCGGTACATGTCATGGTGGATGCCGCAGAGAGCGAGCCGGAGGATGAGGCTTCGCACCACTTGAGCGGCCTACACGCGAAGCTCATCGTCGTGGAGCAGGGGCGCGAGGCGACTTGGCTCACGGGCTCCGCCAACCTCACTGCCGCGGCCTTCGAAGGCCGCAACGTTGAGGTGATGGCCGAGCTCAAGGGAAGAAAGGCTGGCCCCCGAGGGATGGGTATCGATCGCTTCCTGGACGCGGGCTTCCGCGGCCTCTGTGCGCCGTATCGACGCAGCGAGGCCGATACCGAAGGCGAGGCCGAACGCCACGCCCGGGAGCGGCTGGAAGCCATGCGCGACACACTCATCAAGGACGAGACATTGAAAGTGACCTGCAGCGACAACGGGGAGACTTGGTCCTGGGCTCTGGTCGGCGAATTGGCCATACCCGAAGGAATCGAGGTGCGGGCCTGGCCGATATCGTTGAGTGCGGACCAGGCCCGGTCCCTGGAACTGCCGCTCACTTGGAACCTGCCGGTGGAACAGCTGAGTACCTTCGTGGCCTTCAGGCTCCATGCGCCTGAAGCGCGGGTGGATGACATCGCCCTGACCCTCAAGCTGCCGGCGGAGGGGATCCCGGAGCACCGGCTGGCCTACGTGCTTCGCAGCCTCATCGATAGCCCCGAGAAGCTCCTGCGATTCCTGCGTGCACTGCTCGGCGGTCTCGACAGCCTGGTGATAGTCGACGAAACAACAAACCCAGGGCCGGCAGCCTCTCCGTGGCATATGGGGCCGGGCGGCGACGCCCTGCTGGAGGACCTGATGCGCGTGGCGTCCCGCGACCCGGAACGCCTGGAGCGCTTGCGGTCGATCATCCACGACCTGCGCGAGACGGAGTCCGACCCGCCCCTGGTGCCCGACGACCTGTACGCGATATGGGAGGCGGTAGATATCGTCGTCCGGGAGCGCGGGACCTCATGA
- a CDS encoding DEAD/DEAH box helicase family protein, which translates to MDNPFFNHPVLNSPYEYPKRHWELDESGQPTQKVLESRRPAEFITPIPKPKKQKGVAKQATLLFDEGKGLTRGDQQYAHTAIINGVRQEVDRWRGLPASQWRVTPETARLLEHWRHHPFNGIRPFFCQVEAVETAIWLTEVAPHVGKAGGRFLEHLENANREANPELMRLALKLATGAGKTTVMAMIIAWQTINAVRHPQSKRFTRGFLVVAPGLTIRDRLRVLQPNDPDSYYQSRELVPSDMLGDLERAKIVITNYHAFKLRERMELSKGGRSLLQGRGEALETLETEGQMMQRVMPGLMGMRNVMVLNDEAHHCYREKPPEEDEEGNLKGDERKEAEKNKEAARLWITGLEGVKRKLGVARVIDLSATPFFLSGSGYAEGTLFPWTMSDFSLMDAIECGIVKLPRVPVAQNLPGEEMPMFRELWKHIAKDMPKKGRGKAKSLDPLALPVRLQTALDALYGHYQKTYELWEQAGVGVPPCFIIVCNNTSTSKLVYDYISGFLRENDDGTTTLENGRLPLFRNYDEHGNQHPRPRTLLIDSEQLESGDALDKNFRTLAGDEIERFRREIIDRTGDRRQAENITDQDLLREVMNTVGKPGRLGDSIRCVVSVSMLTEGWDANTVTHVLGVRAFGTQLLCEQVIGRALRRQSYDLNEQGLFNVEYADVLGIPFDFTAKPVVAPPQPPHQTIQVKAVRPERDALEVRFPRVAGYRVDLPDERLVAKFTDDSTLELTPGLVGPSITRNQGIIGEGVDLNLVHTGDLRRSTLLFHLTQRLLYTKWRDPGEEPKLYLFGQLKRLTKQWLDNHLVCKGGTYPAQLMYQELADMACERITAAITLAGIETRPVKAVLDPYNPVGSTTHVNFNTSKTERYQTDSSRCHVNWVILDSDWEAEFCRVAEAHARVKAYVKNHNLGFEVPYRYGSETRTYRPDFIVLVDDGHGDDDLLHLVVEIKGYRGEDAKDKKTTMDTYWVPGVNNHGRYGRWAFAEFTDVWEMQSDFEAKVAAEFDKMIAGVVKMPTEQAPAGGVK; encoded by the coding sequence GTGGATAACCCCTTCTTCAATCACCCCGTCCTCAACTCCCCTTACGAATATCCCAAACGACACTGGGAGCTGGACGAGTCGGGCCAGCCGACCCAGAAGGTACTGGAAAGCCGCCGCCCGGCGGAGTTCATCACTCCTATCCCGAAGCCCAAGAAGCAGAAGGGGGTGGCGAAGCAGGCTACGCTGCTGTTCGACGAAGGGAAGGGGCTGACCAGGGGCGACCAGCAGTATGCCCACACGGCCATCATTAACGGCGTCCGCCAGGAAGTAGACCGCTGGCGCGGACTGCCCGCAAGCCAGTGGCGGGTGACTCCCGAGACGGCACGACTGCTCGAGCACTGGCGGCACCACCCGTTCAATGGCATCCGGCCCTTCTTCTGCCAGGTGGAGGCGGTGGAGACGGCCATCTGGCTCACCGAGGTGGCGCCCCATGTGGGCAAGGCCGGTGGACGGTTCCTGGAACACCTTGAAAACGCCAACCGCGAGGCCAACCCCGAGCTGATGCGCCTCGCCCTCAAGCTGGCCACGGGGGCGGGCAAGACCACGGTGATGGCCATGATCATCGCCTGGCAGACCATCAACGCCGTGCGCCATCCCCAGAGCAAGCGCTTCACCCGCGGATTTCTGGTGGTGGCCCCGGGGCTCACCATCCGCGACCGCTTGCGGGTGCTCCAGCCCAACGACCCGGACAGCTATTACCAGAGCCGCGAGCTGGTGCCCAGCGACATGCTGGGCGACCTGGAGCGGGCCAAGATCGTCATCACCAACTACCACGCCTTCAAGCTGCGCGAGCGCATGGAGCTCTCGAAAGGCGGGCGGTCCTTGCTCCAGGGCCGCGGCGAGGCGCTGGAGACCCTGGAGACCGAGGGCCAGATGATGCAGCGGGTCATGCCCGGGCTGATGGGCATGCGCAACGTCATGGTGCTGAACGACGAGGCCCATCATTGCTACCGGGAAAAGCCGCCGGAAGAGGACGAAGAGGGCAACCTCAAGGGCGACGAGCGCAAGGAGGCCGAGAAGAACAAGGAGGCGGCCCGTCTGTGGATCACCGGTCTGGAGGGCGTCAAACGCAAGCTTGGAGTGGCCCGGGTGATTGACCTTTCCGCCACGCCGTTCTTCCTCAGCGGCTCGGGGTATGCCGAGGGCACCCTGTTCCCCTGGACCATGAGCGACTTCTCGCTCATGGACGCCATCGAGTGCGGCATCGTCAAGCTGCCGCGGGTGCCCGTGGCGCAGAATCTTCCCGGCGAAGAGATGCCCATGTTCCGCGAGCTGTGGAAGCACATCGCCAAGGACATGCCCAAGAAGGGCCGGGGCAAGGCGAAGTCCCTGGATCCACTGGCATTACCGGTGCGCCTACAGACGGCCCTGGATGCCCTCTACGGCCACTATCAGAAGACCTATGAGCTCTGGGAGCAGGCGGGTGTCGGCGTGCCGCCCTGTTTCATCATCGTCTGCAACAACACCTCCACCTCGAAGCTGGTCTACGACTACATCTCGGGCTTCCTGCGGGAGAACGACGACGGCACCACCACCCTGGAGAACGGGCGACTGCCGCTCTTTCGCAACTACGACGAGCACGGCAACCAGCACCCACGCCCCCGCACGCTGCTCATCGACAGCGAGCAGCTGGAATCCGGTGATGCCCTGGACAAGAACTTCCGCACCCTGGCCGGCGATGAGATCGAGCGCTTCCGGCGCGAGATCATCGACCGCACGGGGGACCGACGCCAGGCAGAGAACATCACCGACCAGGACCTGCTGCGGGAGGTGATGAACACCGTGGGCAAGCCCGGCCGGCTGGGGGACTCCATCCGCTGCGTGGTCTCCGTCTCCATGCTCACCGAAGGCTGGGACGCCAACACCGTCACCCACGTGCTGGGCGTGCGGGCCTTCGGCACCCAGCTGCTGTGCGAGCAGGTCATCGGCCGCGCCCTGCGCCGGCAGTCCTACGACCTCAACGAGCAGGGGCTGTTCAACGTGGAGTACGCCGACGTGCTCGGCATCCCCTTCGACTTCACGGCCAAGCCGGTGGTGGCACCGCCCCAGCCGCCGCACCAGACCATCCAGGTGAAGGCCGTGCGCCCCGAGCGCGATGCCCTGGAGGTCCGTTTTCCCCGGGTCGCCGGCTACCGGGTGGATCTACCCGACGAGCGCCTGGTGGCGAAGTTCACCGACGATTCCACTCTCGAGCTCACACCGGGCCTGGTGGGGCCCTCCATCACCCGCAACCAGGGCATCATCGGCGAGGGCGTCGACCTCAACCTGGTGCACACCGGGGACTTGCGACGCTCCACCCTGCTGTTCCACCTCACCCAGCGTCTCCTCTACACCAAATGGCGTGACCCGGGCGAGGAGCCCAAGCTCTATCTGTTTGGCCAGCTGAAGCGTCTCACCAAGCAGTGGCTGGACAACCACCTGGTCTGCAAGGGGGGCACCTATCCCGCCCAGCTCATGTACCAGGAGCTGGCCGACATGGCCTGCGAGCGCATCACGGCCGCCATCACCCTGGCCGGCATCGAGACCAGGCCCGTGAAGGCGGTGCTCGACCCCTACAACCCCGTGGGGTCCACCACCCATGTCAACTTCAACACCTCCAAGACCGAGCGTTATCAGACTGACTCCAGCCGCTGCCACGTCAACTGGGTGATCCTGGACAGCGACTGGGAGGCCGAGTTCTGTCGCGTCGCCGAGGCCCATGCACGGGTGAAGGCCTACGTGAAGAACCACAACCTCGGCTTCGAGGTACCCTACCGCTACGGCTCCGAGACTCGTACCTACCGTCCGGACTTCATCGTGCTGGTGGACGATGGCCACGGCGACGACGACCTCCTGCACCTGGTGGTGGAGATCAAGGGCTACCGGGGCGAGGACGCCAAGGACAAGAAGACCACCATGGACACCTATTGGGTGCCGGGTGTGAACAACCATGGCAGATATGGTCGCTGGGCCTTCGCCGAATTCACCGACGTGTGGGAGATGCAGTCCGATTTCGAGGCCAAGGTGGCCGCGGAGTTCGATAAGATGATCGCCGGTGTGGTCAAGATGCCCACAGAGCAGGCACCAGCGGGTGGAGTCAAGTGA
- a CDS encoding helicase-related protein: MDRKAWVRGQVEALFSSPGLPDPPEGPVDDRWEWAAPLLVDPGLRGFLEAWHGDGELPRPNPEVFPDYIADLRDLDVSTLGRRPDHLEELLTEVALGSPAVLAARTLRSAGLEDDARRRAGVRLAEAFWGLFNRPAVISLLDQLARGETDTSREEGFYWRQVLRYCIAGNLQAVLDESWHLMWEQRAWSDTADRTALAEACAKDLAEQVQPPVARVHAHFYKTSDVGAIERDELRIRTTFALRFGDIRTEDGNFTQDRVREAFNSPFRPFVLTSTSVGQEGLDFHPWCHRLIHWDLPGNPVDLEQREGRIHRYKGHAVRRNVAAAHHAEALGQWRPGDDPWQLIFDLAHRAARAAGASDLVPHWLAAGDWRVQRHVPLLPFSKEVAVFQRLKRQLAAYRVVFGQPRQEELMTLLENADLDTALLRDWAVDLTPRS; the protein is encoded by the coding sequence GTGGACCGGAAAGCGTGGGTGCGAGGGCAGGTGGAGGCCCTCTTCAGCAGTCCAGGGCTTCCGGACCCGCCAGAAGGGCCGGTGGACGACCGCTGGGAATGGGCCGCTCCATTGCTGGTCGATCCCGGGCTGCGGGGGTTCCTGGAGGCCTGGCACGGCGACGGCGAGCTTCCCAGGCCGAACCCGGAGGTGTTCCCCGACTACATAGCCGATCTGCGCGACCTGGATGTCAGTACGCTCGGGCGGAGGCCCGATCACCTCGAAGAGCTGCTGACGGAGGTCGCCCTCGGCTCGCCCGCCGTGCTCGCGGCCCGGACCCTGCGCAGCGCAGGGCTGGAAGATGACGCACGACGCAGGGCGGGCGTTCGCCTCGCGGAGGCCTTCTGGGGCCTTTTCAACCGGCCCGCCGTCATCTCGCTGCTGGATCAGCTTGCCCGCGGGGAGACCGACACGTCGCGGGAGGAGGGTTTCTACTGGCGCCAAGTGCTGCGTTACTGCATCGCCGGCAATCTCCAGGCCGTTCTGGACGAGAGCTGGCACCTCATGTGGGAGCAGAGGGCGTGGTCGGACACGGCCGATCGCACGGCACTCGCCGAGGCGTGCGCCAAAGACCTTGCAGAGCAGGTTCAGCCCCCCGTCGCACGGGTGCACGCGCACTTCTACAAGACGAGTGATGTCGGCGCCATCGAACGGGATGAGCTTCGAATTCGAACCACCTTCGCCCTGCGCTTCGGCGACATCCGCACCGAGGACGGGAATTTCACCCAGGACCGGGTGCGGGAGGCCTTCAACAGTCCCTTCCGCCCTTTCGTGCTCACCTCCACCTCGGTGGGCCAGGAGGGCCTCGACTTCCATCCCTGGTGCCACCGACTGATCCACTGGGACCTGCCGGGCAATCCTGTGGACCTGGAGCAGCGCGAGGGCCGGATCCACCGTTACAAGGGACACGCCGTGCGCCGGAACGTGGCCGCCGCCCACCACGCCGAGGCCCTGGGCCAGTGGCGGCCAGGCGACGATCCCTGGCAGCTCATCTTCGACCTGGCACATCGGGCGGCCCGGGCCGCTGGCGCCAGCGACCTCGTGCCCCACTGGCTTGCCGCTGGCGACTGGCGTGTCCAGCGCCATGTGCCCCTGCTGCCTTTCTCAAAAGAGGTTGCGGTCTTCCAGCGCCTGAAGCGCCAACTCGCCGCCTACCGCGTGGTCTTCGGCCAGCCCCGCCAGGAGGAGCTGATGACGTTGCTGGAGAACGCCGACCTGGACACCGCACTACTGCGGGACTGGGCGGTGGACCTCACGCCCCGTTCATAG
- a CDS encoding DUF6361 family protein, translated as MEPALTWLDLTVRDREKMQRVLDLFSEQGTVDEMGLGTLRDALSDALFPGTSSIQTRLRYVLFIPWLYQRLAPRVRSGEIMDVSRAARDAETGLIGPLLDSDDTQGVIGSMARSRLSRLPSEVYWGAMVRWRVFSHSKSQSWLHTHFESLAHGISETGRPDDPGIVWSRQPIWHPRLPPAPKGFPWKASFDLAAEEADFIRGRLEEQCGGTLLAWLARAGSATPAESFWEDPAALGANRKIASTVELARRFSLHVEGIPLLYNLVLAEHYARQHGDDQGLISDYQTELDEWAARERSEAPFGPRALWTFVAEQDGRLVEPQRRFVESWTRRVTAIGPAAVASDAFLKNLVEHRELQLKGPRARLANAGRLLDWSCRGRVGVGRMDFRWFRVRQLLTDLHRGLAA; from the coding sequence AGATGGGACTCGGGACCCTACGCGATGCCCTGTCCGATGCACTTTTCCCTGGCACCTCTTCAATCCAGACTCGCCTGAGGTACGTGCTGTTCATCCCGTGGCTCTACCAGCGGCTGGCACCGCGGGTTCGCAGCGGGGAGATTATGGATGTGAGCCGGGCGGCACGGGATGCGGAAACAGGGTTGATCGGGCCCTTGCTGGATAGCGACGACACACAAGGCGTCATCGGATCCATGGCGAGGTCGCGGCTTAGCCGGCTGCCATCGGAGGTCTATTGGGGCGCCATGGTGCGCTGGCGAGTCTTCTCTCACTCGAAAAGCCAGAGCTGGCTCCATACCCACTTCGAGAGCTTGGCCCACGGCATCTCGGAGACCGGCCGGCCCGATGATCCGGGCATTGTGTGGAGCCGACAGCCCATCTGGCACCCGCGCCTGCCCCCAGCGCCAAAGGGGTTCCCGTGGAAGGCCTCATTCGACCTGGCCGCCGAGGAGGCGGACTTCATCAGAGGGCGGCTCGAGGAGCAGTGCGGCGGGACGCTGCTGGCCTGGCTGGCACGAGCGGGGAGTGCCACCCCGGCCGAAAGCTTCTGGGAAGACCCTGCAGCCCTCGGGGCGAATCGGAAGATTGCATCCACGGTTGAGTTGGCGCGGCGTTTCTCCCTGCACGTGGAGGGCATCCCGCTCCTCTACAATCTGGTACTGGCCGAACACTACGCGAGGCAGCATGGCGACGATCAGGGATTGATCAGTGACTATCAAACGGAGCTTGACGAATGGGCCGCCCGTGAGCGGTCGGAAGCGCCGTTCGGGCCACGGGCCCTGTGGACGTTCGTGGCCGAGCAGGACGGGCGTCTGGTCGAGCCTCAGCGGCGGTTCGTGGAGAGCTGGACGAGGCGGGTTACCGCGATCGGTCCCGCCGCGGTGGCCAGCGACGCGTTCCTGAAGAACCTCGTCGAGCATCGCGAGCTCCAGCTCAAGGGTCCGCGGGCACGGCTGGCCAATGCCGGGCGGTTGCTCGACTGGAGCTGCCGCGGCCGGGTGGGGGTGGGGCGCATGGACTTCCGCTGGTTCCGCGTCCGCCAGCTCCTGACCGATCTGCACCGGGGCCTGGCAGCCTGA